One Hydrogenophaga crassostreae genomic region harbors:
- a CDS encoding sigma-54-dependent transcriptional regulator: MTHPPHLDLLPTVLVVDDEVRSLDAIRRTLDEDFTVFTASSAEEARGLLERQAVSVILCDQRMPGQTGVNFLKQVRERWPEVVRIVISGYTDSEDIIAGINEAGVYQYILKPWSPDHLLDSVRNAVEAQTLQRQTSRLDLELRTSTVVLRQRTTSQVVQARSSFGFDRIVRAQGSPLEGVCTMAERVARYDISVLVLGESGTGKELLARAMHYASPRQTGPFVVENCAAIPDNLLESELFGHKRGAFTGAYEDHLGLFQRGTGGTVFLDEIGETSPAFQVKLLRVLQEGEVRPVGGARPVPVNVRVIAATHRHLEERVRDGLFREDLYYRIAGVTLTVPPLRERVADIVPIARQLVQNVAAELGHPGAHLPDDTLACLLGYGWPGNIRELRNEIARALALNDGPQLGASAFSSRVLQGRSDGAADDLVAAVPKSGTLAERLQVIEAMVLRETLLRHRWNKTRVAQELGLSRVGLRAKMQRFQLESK; encoded by the coding sequence ATGACCCATCCGCCGCACCTTGATCTCCTGCCCACGGTGCTGGTGGTGGACGATGAAGTGCGTTCGCTGGACGCTATCCGGCGCACGCTGGATGAAGATTTCACGGTGTTCACGGCGAGCAGCGCCGAGGAGGCCCGTGGCTTGCTGGAACGGCAGGCAGTGAGCGTCATCCTGTGTGACCAACGCATGCCCGGGCAGACCGGCGTGAATTTCCTCAAGCAAGTGCGCGAGCGATGGCCCGAAGTGGTGCGCATCGTGATCTCGGGCTACACCGATTCCGAGGACATCATTGCCGGCATCAACGAAGCAGGTGTCTACCAATACATCCTAAAACCCTGGTCCCCCGACCATTTGCTGGATTCGGTGCGCAATGCAGTCGAAGCCCAGACCCTGCAACGCCAGACCAGTCGTCTCGACCTGGAGTTGCGCACCAGCACAGTTGTCTTGCGCCAGCGCACCACTTCTCAGGTGGTCCAGGCCCGCAGCAGCTTTGGCTTCGATCGAATCGTGCGCGCCCAGGGCAGTCCACTGGAGGGCGTTTGCACCATGGCTGAGCGGGTGGCTCGCTACGACATTTCGGTATTGGTTCTGGGTGAATCAGGCACCGGAAAAGAGCTGCTGGCGCGCGCCATGCACTACGCGTCTCCACGTCAGACAGGTCCTTTCGTCGTAGAAAACTGCGCTGCCATTCCCGACAACCTGCTGGAGTCCGAGCTCTTTGGCCACAAGCGCGGCGCATTCACCGGCGCCTATGAGGACCATCTTGGCTTGTTCCAGCGTGGCACCGGCGGCACCGTGTTCCTCGACGAAATTGGCGAAACCTCACCTGCCTTTCAAGTCAAGCTGCTGCGCGTCCTGCAAGAAGGCGAGGTGCGGCCTGTGGGCGGCGCCCGTCCAGTGCCTGTGAATGTGCGTGTGATCGCTGCCACCCACCGCCACTTGGAGGAGCGTGTTCGCGACGGCCTGTTTCGCGAAGATCTGTATTACCGCATCGCCGGGGTCACACTCACGGTGCCACCGCTGAGGGAGCGAGTGGCTGACATCGTCCCGATTGCGCGCCAACTCGTGCAGAATGTCGCTGCCGAACTCGGGCACCCAGGCGCCCATCTGCCTGACGACACTCTGGCATGTTTGTTGGGCTACGGCTGGCCGGGCAACATCCGCGAACTGCGCAACGAGATCGCGCGTGCGCTTGCGCTGAACGACGGTCCGCAGTTGGGCGCTTCTGCATTTTCCAGCCGGGTGCTCCAAGGCCGCTCCGATGGTGCCGCCGATGATCTGGTCGCCGCAGTGCCAAAAAGTGGCACCTTGGCAGAGCGACTGCAGGTGATCGAGGCCATGGTGTTGCGCGAAACCTTGTTGCGCCACCGCTGGAACAAAACCCGTGTCGCACAAGAGCTCGGCCTCTCGCGTGTGGGCCTGCGGGCCAAGATGCAGCGCTTTCAACTGGAGTCAAAATGA